The following proteins are co-located in the Planctomycetota bacterium genome:
- a CDS encoding HAD family hydrolase produces the protein ELLDWLRAQGVRTAVLTRNSRRSVNRACRRHGLAFDAVVAREDHLPKPSPDGARHLMTTLGAGPEETVVVGDFRFDMEAGAAAGCRTIALVSDPRPAWAFEATWIADDLAEVRRILSEPHGET, from the coding sequence GAACTCCTCGACTGGCTCCGCGCGCAAGGCGTCCGGACGGCCGTCCTCACGCGCAACAGCCGCCGAAGCGTCAATCGCGCCTGCCGACGGCACGGCTTGGCGTTCGACGCCGTCGTCGCCCGCGAGGACCACTTGCCGAAACCAAGCCCCGACGGCGCCCGGCACCTGATGACGACGCTCGGCGCGGGGCCGGAAGAAACGGTCGTGGTCGGCGACTTCCGTTTCGACATGGAGGCGGGCGCGGCCGCCGGCTGCCGGACGATCGCCCTGGTCTCGGACCCTCGCCCGGCGTGGGCGTTCGAGGCCACCTGGATCGCCGACGACCTTGCCGAGGTCCGCCGAATCCTTTCCGAGCCTCACGGGGAGACGTAA
- a CDS encoding ABC transporter permease: protein MACLPLANIFARKTRTTISVLAVGVGVALFLVLIGLTSMLREIADRTTNVSAHLMVWPASDQVVLSGGLPADKVQTDLETIPGVARAVAVLRWPLKMAGRVQNVYGIRPRDWDLFAGPDRMVEGRALEGGDEMVIDTRLARAGPYRLGQTVQRWGRSYTIVGIAREGVAGRVFMPIQTVSQAMSQDVLRASFFYVRLARPEDVRPVREAIEARGLRVITFDEYYDVLASSFVDMDLVIAAVVFVAGFVCFLVILLTVYTMVVERTREIGVLKAMGASRAQVFSLVMAEAGLICAAGIVAGFLLTWGSRALILNLQPLWTVDIPAVRFAYAAALAAGGTALGALHPARRAARQDPVESLRYE, encoded by the coding sequence GTGGCCTGTCTGCCTCTGGCCAACATCTTCGCTCGAAAGACACGCACAACGATCAGCGTCCTGGCGGTCGGGGTGGGGGTGGCCCTTTTCCTCGTACTCATCGGCCTGACGAGCATGCTCCGCGAGATCGCCGACCGCACCACGAACGTCAGCGCCCATCTGATGGTCTGGCCGGCGTCCGACCAGGTGGTGCTGAGCGGCGGGCTGCCCGCCGACAAGGTCCAGACCGACCTGGAAACGATTCCCGGCGTCGCGCGGGCGGTGGCGGTCCTGCGGTGGCCGCTCAAAATGGCCGGACGCGTGCAGAACGTGTACGGCATCCGGCCGCGGGACTGGGACCTCTTCGCCGGGCCGGACCGCATGGTCGAAGGCCGCGCCCTCGAAGGCGGTGACGAGATGGTCATCGACACGCGCCTGGCCCGCGCGGGGCCCTATCGCCTGGGCCAGACGGTCCAGCGCTGGGGCCGGTCGTACACAATCGTCGGCATCGCACGCGAAGGCGTCGCGGGGCGCGTCTTCATGCCCATCCAGACCGTCAGCCAGGCCATGAGCCAGGACGTCCTCAGGGCCTCGTTCTTCTATGTGCGTCTCGCGCGGCCGGAGGACGTCCGGCCGGTGCGCGAGGCGATCGAGGCGCGCGGCCTGCGGGTCATCACCTTCGACGAGTACTACGACGTCCTCGCCTCCAGTTTCGTGGACATGGACCTCGTCATCGCGGCCGTTGTCTTCGTCGCCGGGTTCGTCTGTTTCCTCGTCATCCTCCTGACGGTGTACACGATGGTGGTCGAGCGGACGCGCGAGATCGGCGTCCTGAAGGCCATGGGCGCGTCGCGCGCGCAGGTCTTCAGCCTCGTCATGGCCGAGGCGGGGCTCATCTGCGCCGCGGGCATCGTCGCCGGGTTCCTCCTGACCTGGGGGAGCCGCGCCCTCATCCTGAACCTTCAGCCGCTGTGGACAGTGGACATTCCGGCGGTCCGTTTCGCCTATGCGGCCGCGCTCGCCGCCGGCGGGACGGCCCTCGGGGCCCTCCATCCGGCGCGGCGGGCCGCCCGGCAGGACCCCGTCGAGAGCCTGCGCTATGAATAG